In the genome of Balneola sp., one region contains:
- a CDS encoding insulinase family protein has protein sequence DIAQSMESVGGYLNAFTSSEYTCYYARCVDDQLERALDVLSDMVLSPSFPEEEIEKEKKVVIEEMKMYRDSPDDYLFEEFSSKLFEGHALGRPILGFEDTVSAFKRQDLYDYMTDRYKPSNLLVAVAGHVDHEKVVELVSGYFGANQSDQVVNGHQPIDVFSPEKLQLTKAIEQTHYILGRRGLNFDHDDKYLLLLANTVLGSGMSSRLHQNVREKYGYCYSIQTFNQSYSDSGIWGVYVGTDKEYVSHVHELVVNELDKIRNEEIPAKELEEAKSQLKGKLLLSQENTSNRMMRLAKSELYFNRFVTLDELEENIEKVKAEDIQRFSDSFFDQQHFMEAVLSPEDN, from the coding sequence ACGATATTGCTCAAAGTATGGAATCGGTTGGAGGCTATTTAAATGCCTTCACTTCTTCTGAATACACCTGTTATTACGCTCGTTGTGTGGATGATCAGCTAGAACGAGCATTAGATGTACTTTCAGATATGGTACTCAGCCCATCTTTTCCAGAAGAAGAAATTGAAAAGGAGAAGAAAGTGGTTATCGAAGAAATGAAGATGTACCGGGATTCCCCGGATGATTACCTCTTCGAGGAATTCAGTTCCAAGCTCTTTGAAGGTCATGCCCTGGGTCGCCCAATTCTTGGCTTCGAAGATACTGTATCCGCCTTCAAGCGACAGGATTTATATGATTATATGACAGACCGTTACAAGCCGTCTAATCTCTTGGTAGCTGTAGCCGGACATGTTGACCATGAAAAGGTAGTTGAGCTTGTGAGCGGCTATTTTGGAGCTAATCAGAGTGATCAGGTGGTTAATGGTCATCAGCCTATAGATGTATTTAGTCCTGAAAAGCTTCAACTCACTAAAGCGATTGAACAGACGCATTACATCCTCGGGAGAAGAGGGTTGAATTTTGATCATGATGACAAGTACCTGCTCCTATTAGCAAATACAGTACTTGGAAGTGGAATGAGTTCACGACTGCACCAAAATGTGCGCGAAAAATATGGCTACTGCTATTCCATCCAAACCTTCAATCAATCCTATTCCGATTCAGGAATATGGGGCGTGTATGTAGGAACGGATAAAGAATATGTGAGCCACGTTCATGAACTAGTTGTGAATGAGCTTGATAAGATCAGAAATGAAGAGATTCCAGCTAAAGAACTCGAAGAAGCAAAATCACAGCTGAAAGGAAAACTGTTACTTTCTCAGGAAAACACCAGTAACCGGATGATGCGATTGGCAAAGAGTGAGCTTTATTTTAATCGCTTTGTGACTTTAGATGAGCTTGAGGAAAACATTGAAAAAGTAAAAGCTGAGGATATCCAGCGGTTTTCTGATAGTTTCTTTGATCAACAACACTTTATGGAGGCAGTTCTTTCACCAGAGGACAATTAA
- a CDS encoding asparagine--tRNA ligase, which yields MTYINQLANHVDTEVTLKGWVYNYRSSGSLVFIEMRDGTGLAQCVVAKDDVSEAAWEAAASLKQESSLEIVGTVKADERSVGGHEIHVSDVTVIQIAEDYPITPKDHGVEFLMNNRHLWLRSQRQWAAMRVRNEIIFAIHTFFQGRGFMQMDSPIFTGNAAEGSTTLFETEFFEEPAYLAQTGQLYGEAMAMAHGLIYTFGPTFRAEKSKTRRHLSEFWMIEPEMAYYDLAMNMDLAEDMIRFIVKTVLEKRGAELEILGRDISKLQPLVDKPFIRMTYTEAVDILTSEATAQLLDDMMASRKQEEKDLKEEREAIKKEHGSAKKWRKKQIEARQIEIGARLDQIEEDYRNIPQWKESAKGFEWGNDFGGSDETVLMIQYDVPIMVTHWPAEIKAFYMKRDEGGKHALGVDVLAPEGYGEIIGGSQREDDLELMHERIEEEGLDKEVFEWYLDLRRYGTVPHAGFGLGLERTVAWICGLQHVRETIPFPRMMGRLTP from the coding sequence ATGACTTACATCAACCAACTTGCAAACCACGTAGATACCGAAGTAACCTTAAAAGGATGGGTTTACAATTATCGTAGCAGCGGAAGCCTGGTATTTATCGAAATGAGAGATGGAACCGGCCTTGCTCAGTGTGTGGTAGCTAAAGATGACGTTTCAGAGGCAGCATGGGAAGCGGCAGCTTCGTTAAAGCAGGAAAGCTCCCTGGAAATAGTTGGAACGGTTAAAGCCGATGAACGCAGTGTTGGCGGACATGAAATCCATGTTTCGGATGTAACGGTCATTCAAATTGCCGAAGATTATCCTATTACTCCTAAAGATCACGGCGTTGAGTTTTTGATGAATAATCGTCACCTCTGGTTGCGCAGTCAGCGCCAGTGGGCGGCGATGCGCGTACGGAATGAGATCATTTTTGCGATCCACACCTTTTTCCAGGGAAGGGGCTTTATGCAGATGGATTCCCCAATATTTACGGGTAATGCTGCAGAAGGAAGTACCACCTTATTTGAAACGGAATTCTTCGAAGAACCTGCTTATTTAGCTCAAACCGGGCAATTATATGGTGAGGCTATGGCGATGGCTCATGGTTTGATTTACACCTTTGGTCCTACTTTTCGGGCAGAGAAGTCCAAGACTCGTCGACACCTTTCTGAATTCTGGATGATTGAACCGGAAATGGCCTATTACGATTTAGCCATGAATATGGACCTGGCTGAAGATATGATCCGTTTCATTGTAAAAACGGTACTAGAGAAGAGGGGGGCGGAGTTAGAGATCCTGGGAAGAGATATTTCCAAGCTTCAGCCTTTGGTTGATAAGCCATTCATTCGAATGACCTATACCGAAGCAGTAGATATTCTCACCAGTGAAGCCACTGCTCAACTACTGGATGATATGATGGCTTCCCGAAAACAAGAAGAGAAAGACCTGAAAGAAGAGAGAGAAGCTATTAAGAAAGAACACGGCTCCGCAAAGAAATGGAGAAAGAAACAGATCGAAGCTCGTCAGATTGAAATAGGCGCTCGCTTAGACCAGATCGAAGAAGATTACCGCAATATCCCTCAGTGGAAAGAGTCTGCTAAAGGTTTTGAATGGGGTAATGATTTTGGTGGTAGTGATGAAACCGTATTGATGATACAATATGATGTTCCCATTATGGTAACTCACTGGCCAGCAGAAATTAAAGCCTTTTACATGAAGAGAGATGAAGGTGGTAAGCACGCTCTTGGTGTGGATGTACTTGCCCCGGAAGGTTATGGCGAAATTATTGGCGGAAGCCAGAGAGAAGACGACCTCGAACTCATGCACGAACGCATTGAAGAGGAGGGACTGGACAAAGAAGTCTTTGAATGGTACCTGGATTTACGCCGCTATGGAACTGTACCTCATGCCGGATTTGGCCTTGGCCTTGAACGAACCGTAGCCTGGATTTGCGGCCTTCAACATGTGCGTGAAACCATCCCATTCCCAAGAATGATGGGTAGGTTGACGCCTTAG
- a CDS encoding RDD family protein, translating into MENISYPYLIDRIKAFFIDWILLATYYVAVALILENFEDPLPMVRLSLFVVPLFLYEPLTVSFFGGTIGHYLIGLRVRQYRDPDQNIFVALSFFRHWTKFLLGWLSLLTVSFSDNKRAIHDMLSVSVVIKLKK; encoded by the coding sequence ATGGAAAACATATCCTATCCTTACCTAATCGATCGAATAAAAGCTTTTTTTATAGACTGGATTTTGCTTGCCACTTATTATGTAGCTGTAGCTTTAATTTTGGAAAACTTTGAAGATCCCCTGCCTATGGTAAGGCTCTCATTATTTGTCGTACCTCTATTTCTTTATGAGCCTTTGACAGTAAGTTTTTTTGGAGGCACTATCGGGCATTATCTAATAGGATTGAGAGTTAGACAATATAGAGATCCGGATCAGAACATCTTTGTCGCCCTTTCATTCTTTAGGCACTGGACTAAATTTCTACTAGGATGGTTATCGCTATTAACTGTTTCGTTTAGCGACAACAAAAGAGCTATTCATGATATGCTTTCAGTATCAGTTGTGATAAAGCTTAAGAAATGA
- a CDS encoding carbonic anhydrase, whose product MRKSYSSLLTGMLMLVLFAACTNTGDYTAESSEDLVDAVLTAEEQAALTPEEILQSFKEGNVKYMNNDLTPRDYNAQVAATAAGQYPKAVILSCIDSRVPVEKVFNKGVGDVFVARVAGNTVNPDILGSIEYGAAVAGSKLIVVMGHEACGAVKAAIDKAELSANADILLGRVQPAIDAVTGYDDRTSANAEFVDDVVHKNVDTTIDEMLAESPVLAGLLEQGEIMVVGAYYDLDTGEVTFVENE is encoded by the coding sequence ATGCGAAAATCATACTCATCTCTATTGACTGGTATGTTAATGCTTGTCCTTTTTGCAGCATGTACAAATACCGGGGACTATACCGCTGAATCTTCTGAAGATTTGGTTGATGCTGTACTAACTGCGGAAGAACAAGCCGCTCTTACTCCTGAAGAAATTCTACAGAGTTTCAAGGAAGGAAACGTTAAGTATATGAACAATGACCTTACACCAAGAGACTATAATGCTCAGGTTGCTGCAACTGCAGCCGGTCAATATCCAAAAGCTGTAATTCTATCATGCATCGATAGCCGTGTGCCTGTTGAAAAAGTATTCAACAAAGGTGTAGGTGATGTATTCGTTGCACGTGTAGCTGGAAATACTGTTAATCCTGATATTCTCGGAAGTATTGAGTACGGCGCAGCTGTTGCGGGCTCTAAATTGATCGTTGTAATGGGTCACGAAGCTTGTGGAGCCGTTAAAGCTGCTATCGATAAAGCAGAGTTAAGTGCTAACGCTGACATTCTTCTTGGAAGAGTACAACCAGCTATCGACGCTGTAACAGGCTATGACGACAGGACTTCCGCAAACGCTGAGTTTGTAGACGATGTAGTTCACAAAAATGTAGACACCACTATTGACGAAATGCTTGCTGAAAGCCCTGTATTAGCAGGCTTGTTAGAGCAAGGTGAAATCATGGTTGTAGGTGCTTACTACGATCTTGATACCGGAGAAGTAACTTTTGTTGAGAACGAATAA
- a CDS encoding MFS transporter: MSTVTTTASAKSSSIFPILLVNFIGALGYSLVLPFLIVLVLNFGGNEVIYGILGATYSFFQFIGAPILGKWSDTQGRKRILILSQAGTFIAWILFLVALVIPNTIIFEIESSTIGVFLLSIPLILLFAARALDGITGGNISVANAYLSDISTDETRKSNFGKMAASANLGFIIGPALAGVLGSTVLEEKLPVLVTMLISLVAIAVIKFLLKESNPCARKDQIQTGELKKVIGAEVKNCYDDTSTKKAGFFEIARMEWIGFILVLYFLIFLSFNFFYVAFPVHAVQALGWDLFQLGIFFSVMGAIMVLVQGPVLSWISNKLSEGILIVLGSLILAIGFYLFTKQDMILIYLAVTCFAIGNGIMWPSFLSVLSQKAGGEYQGVIQGYASSMGSLASIIGMLSGGFAYGLMGGLLFWVPAILMGGIGFISVRFLRTSS; encoded by the coding sequence ATGAGTACAGTTACTACCACAGCATCAGCCAAATCTTCTTCAATCTTTCCCATTCTGCTGGTGAATTTCATTGGTGCCCTGGGGTACAGCCTGGTTCTTCCATTCCTGATAGTATTGGTACTTAACTTTGGTGGCAACGAAGTGATATATGGAATTCTGGGAGCTACCTATTCTTTCTTCCAGTTTATAGGGGCTCCTATTCTAGGTAAATGGTCAGATACCCAAGGCAGGAAAAGGATATTGATACTAAGTCAGGCCGGGACATTTATAGCCTGGATTCTTTTCCTGGTTGCGCTGGTGATTCCTAATACCATTATTTTTGAAATTGAATCTTCAACCATAGGTGTTTTTCTATTATCTATTCCTTTGATTCTTTTATTTGCCGCACGTGCTTTAGATGGGATCACAGGAGGGAATATCTCAGTTGCTAATGCTTATCTATCAGATATAAGTACAGATGAAACCCGTAAGAGCAATTTTGGAAAGATGGCTGCTTCTGCAAATTTGGGATTCATCATTGGACCCGCACTGGCAGGGGTTTTGGGCTCAACGGTATTAGAAGAAAAATTACCTGTATTGGTTACCATGCTTATATCCTTAGTGGCAATTGCTGTAATTAAGTTTTTGCTAAAGGAATCCAATCCTTGTGCCAGAAAAGACCAGATCCAAACCGGGGAATTGAAGAAGGTGATCGGAGCCGAAGTAAAGAACTGCTATGATGATACCAGTACAAAAAAAGCCGGGTTCTTTGAGATAGCCCGAATGGAATGGATTGGATTCATCCTGGTGCTCTATTTCCTCATTTTTCTTTCCTTCAATTTCTTTTATGTAGCCTTTCCGGTACATGCTGTTCAGGCCTTGGGGTGGGATTTATTTCAATTAGGAATTTTCTTTTCGGTGATGGGGGCTATTATGGTGCTTGTTCAAGGACCGGTTCTATCCTGGATTTCCAATAAGCTTTCCGAAGGCATACTTATTGTTTTAGGTAGTTTAATTTTGGCGATTGGCTTTTATCTATTTACCAAGCAGGATATGATCCTGATTTACCTGGCTGTAACATGCTTTGCAATTGGGAATGGCATTATGTGGCCTTCATTCCTTTCTGTGCTGTCTCAAAAGGCAGGAGGGGAGTACCAGGGAGTTATTCAGGGTTATGCAAGCAGTATGGGAAGTTTAGCCAGTATCATTGGAATGCTCTCAGGTGGATTTGCTTATGGTTTAATGGGAGGTCTACTGTTTTGGGTTCCGGCGATATTAATGGGAGGTATTGGTTTTATATCCGTTCGTTTCTTGAGGACTAGTTCTTAG
- a CDS encoding SRPBCC family protein, producing MSQFGSFLDTETLQFKRVLTGNLELVWDCLTKSEHKGKWLSGGDVEPKVGGKVTHNFDHHSLSGEYEPLPEKYKDIGETSTMFGDVTIWNPYSKLSYTWNEVDNSSSEVTFELSEVGEDKVLLVLTHKRVPDSHDFKIGVSAGWHTHLNILEDVLNQNKPKGFWSVHMPLEEEYEKLI from the coding sequence ATGTCACAATTTGGAAGTTTTTTAGATACCGAAACCCTTCAATTCAAACGAGTGCTTACTGGTAATTTGGAGCTAGTATGGGATTGCCTAACTAAATCAGAGCATAAAGGGAAATGGCTTTCCGGTGGAGATGTAGAGCCTAAAGTAGGTGGTAAAGTAACCCACAATTTCGATCATCATTCATTAAGTGGTGAGTACGAGCCATTGCCTGAGAAATACAAAGATATTGGTGAGACCAGCACGATGTTTGGCGATGTGACTATCTGGAATCCTTACTCTAAGCTCAGTTATACCTGGAATGAAGTTGATAACTCTTCTTCAGAAGTTACTTTTGAACTTTCGGAGGTCGGTGAAGATAAAGTGCTTTTGGTTCTGACTCATAAGCGCGTTCCGGATTCTCATGACTTTAAGATCGGGGTAAGTGCTGGATGGCATACTCACCTCAACATTCTAGAAGATGTGTTAAATCAAAACAAACCGAAAGGTTTTTGGAGCGTCCACATGCCACTTGAAGAGGAATATGAAAAGCTAATCTAG
- a CDS encoding ArsR family transcriptional regulator — MRRDVFQGIADPTRREIISLLAKGEALNLNAIADQFDISRPAISKHIKILEECNLIDIQQEGRERICELKPEELNPVSEWVEKNMQLWNNRLDALDSYLKEIQQSTKKD, encoded by the coding sequence ATGAGACGAGATGTTTTCCAGGGAATTGCTGATCCCACCCGCAGGGAAATAATCAGCCTGTTGGCTAAAGGCGAGGCTTTGAATCTTAATGCCATTGCTGATCAATTTGATATTAGCCGCCCGGCCATTTCGAAACACATTAAGATACTGGAAGAGTGCAACCTCATCGATATCCAGCAGGAAGGCCGTGAACGCATATGTGAACTTAAGCCAGAAGAACTCAATCCAGTTTCAGAATGGGTAGAAAAGAATATGCAACTTTGGAATAATCGGCTTGATGCCCTGGATAGCTACCTCAAAGAAATTCAACAAAGCACTAAAAAGGATTAA
- the holA gene encoding DNA polymerase III subunit delta, with the protein MAAKKQNSSDIFQQLQQEIGSGSLKPVYYLFGEEEFYLDELLDRFSNILPEHEKDFNFDLLYGQDINPAKVLGIARSFPMMAERRVLIVRNFLQTAKGAAGEGDMNDFIPYLENPNPACLLILFDTSKPAGNTKIGKALSKNPNVGFYQFEAMPDYLVPEWVISWVESHHKKRINPGAAQMLAQFVGNNLQLLSTEIDKVSTFVDTSDSISEDDVKKIIGSYREYTALELKEAVIKRDLEKALFISEQMLQHSKTDTGELIRLVGFFYSVFVNIWQIRRLADRGNAKQQVQAQLGISNNWYFNKLWDDASQFRYGDMPRVFEALLDADKSIKGFSTLDSTSILFLLVRRMIG; encoded by the coding sequence ATGGCAGCCAAAAAGCAAAACAGTTCGGATATTTTTCAACAACTTCAGCAGGAGATAGGATCGGGGAGCCTTAAACCTGTTTATTATCTGTTTGGAGAGGAAGAATTCTATCTGGATGAGCTATTAGATCGTTTTTCAAATATCCTTCCAGAACATGAGAAAGATTTCAACTTTGATTTGCTTTATGGTCAGGATATAAACCCTGCAAAAGTACTTGGCATCGCCCGTAGTTTTCCAATGATGGCCGAGCGAAGGGTTCTTATCGTTCGGAATTTCCTTCAAACAGCAAAAGGTGCAGCCGGTGAAGGGGATATGAATGATTTCATTCCCTATTTAGAAAACCCAAATCCAGCCTGTCTCTTAATTCTTTTTGATACCTCAAAGCCAGCGGGTAATACTAAAATTGGTAAGGCTCTCTCCAAGAATCCGAATGTAGGTTTTTACCAGTTTGAAGCTATGCCGGATTATCTGGTACCGGAATGGGTAATTAGCTGGGTAGAATCTCATCATAAGAAAAGAATCAACCCGGGCGCTGCGCAAATGTTAGCTCAGTTTGTAGGTAATAATTTACAGCTATTGTCTACTGAAATAGACAAAGTGAGCACTTTTGTGGACACTTCAGATTCGATATCTGAAGACGATGTCAAAAAAATAATAGGCTCATATCGCGAATATACCGCCCTGGAGCTTAAAGAAGCGGTAATTAAGAGAGACTTAGAAAAAGCTCTATTTATCTCGGAACAGATGTTGCAACACAGTAAAACAGACACGGGGGAGTTAATCCGACTCGTGGGGTTCTTTTACAGTGTGTTTGTGAATATCTGGCAGATTAGAAGGCTAGCTGACCGTGGTAATGCTAAACAACAAGTTCAGGCTCAGCTAGGCATCAGCAACAACTGGTACTTTAACAAGTTGTGGGATGATGCTTCTCAATTCAGATACGGTGACATGCCCAGGGTTTTTGAAGCTCTGCTTGATGCCGATAAATCCATTAAAGGGTTCTCTACACTCGACTCCACTTCGATTTTATTCCTCCTTGTTAGGCGAATGATTGGCTAA
- a CDS encoding sigma-70 family RNA polymerase sigma factor: MDAFNHTVISSYSDEDLMEYFQEGKNLAFNELINRYTDRLHNFLYRYTHNHQDCEDLVQETFLRVHKSKQSYVRIAKFSTWMYTIALNLAKSLYKKKSRMQQVSIHKDDSDPNDYELTIEDKAILQDEELHQQLSIEQLEKALMSLAPEFREVVVYRDLQEFTYEEIAELTGVAMGTVKSRINRGRAQIQQMIGSYVDMGTSF, encoded by the coding sequence ATGGATGCGTTTAATCATACTGTTATTTCAAGCTATAGCGATGAAGACTTAATGGAATACTTTCAAGAGGGGAAGAACCTAGCTTTTAATGAGCTTATTAACCGCTATACCGATCGCCTCCATAATTTTTTGTATCGATATACTCATAACCATCAGGATTGTGAAGACCTTGTTCAGGAAACTTTTTTGAGAGTTCATAAGAGCAAGCAGTCCTACGTGAGAATCGCCAAATTCAGTACCTGGATGTACACAATTGCACTTAACCTGGCCAAGAGTTTGTATAAAAAGAAGTCGAGAATGCAGCAGGTTTCTATTCATAAAGATGATTCAGACCCAAATGATTATGAACTCACTATTGAGGATAAAGCCATTTTGCAGGATGAGGAATTGCACCAACAATTAAGTATTGAGCAGTTAGAAAAAGCATTAATGAGTCTCGCTCCTGAATTCAGAGAGGTAGTGGTTTACCGCGATCTGCAGGAATTTACCTATGAGGAAATTGCAGAACTCACTGGCGTAGCCATGGGGACGGTAAAGTCCAGGATCAATAGGGGAAGAGCTCAAATTCAACAAATGATCGGAAGTTATGTGGATATGGGAACATCTTTCTAG
- a CDS encoding T9SS C-terminal target domain-containing protein produces the protein MKSTFSLLFILLITLTIQAQDKSILFQVDMSYQIKKGSFDLSSEFVDIAGTFNGWGGNLIQLNDADDDSVYSVEVGGFTIGQEIEYKFRYNGAWDDREEFPGAGNNRRYTVAADTNIILVWYNNEVDPDGPPTAGFETSSRSIFQNSLVQFNDLSSGKVTSYSWAFEGGTPDTSSDAEPAIRYLETGLFDVELIVSDGEVFDTLFYENYIEVNERVLAETKWWNESVFYEIFVRSFYDSDGDGIGDFNGLTEKLDYLNDGDPNTDTDLGITGIWLMPIHDSPSYHGYDVVDYRSINPDYGTLEDFKNFLSEAHDRGIRVIIDLVMNHSSTQHPWFEQSAANDPQYRDFYRWSNTNPGYTGPWGQTVWHSRNGEYYYGLFWGGMPDLNYDSEALKDSMFAVAEFWLSDIGVDGFRQDAVLYIDEDGSQLKNTDETFQFWQDFNTHVKSINPDAFNVGEAWEPTNIVLDYISNDRLDYAFEFDLANAILGSVNSGNAASIISQMQKVYDVYPFLQYGTFLTNHDQNRVMNVLGQDINKAKVAASLLLTLPGIPYLYYGEEVGMLGQKPDEDIRLPMQWSDESNSGFTSGSPWRNPNSNFADFNVEVMSEDQNSLFNHYRNLIHLRNDHEPFQLGELEFGNSTTNSTIGFSRFTDGLSAYTVLINLSGNQVTSNFTFTYNAVNNNELIDYYLEPILFSEPGFGATTPMNDSWMLHEVELAPYEIKVYKLAPRGLSNEDGSRNIDSFELMQNYPNPFNPTSTISFYLPQASEVKLQVFDITGRLVSTLVNEKRIAGSHSVQFEGSTLSSGVYFYRLEAGDFVSTKKMTLIK, from the coding sequence ATGAAGTCTACCTTCTCACTCCTATTCATCTTACTTATTACTCTTACTATCCAGGCTCAGGATAAGTCCATTCTTTTTCAGGTGGATATGAGTTACCAAATCAAAAAGGGAAGCTTTGACCTTTCCTCTGAATTTGTAGATATCGCCGGTACATTTAACGGTTGGGGAGGAAACCTTATCCAACTCAATGATGCCGATGACGACTCTGTCTATTCTGTAGAAGTAGGTGGATTCACCATAGGTCAGGAAATCGAATACAAATTCAGATATAACGGAGCTTGGGACGACAGGGAAGAATTTCCCGGCGCTGGAAATAACCGAAGATATACCGTCGCTGCCGATACCAACATCATCCTGGTATGGTATAATAATGAGGTAGACCCGGATGGCCCTCCAACGGCTGGGTTTGAAACCTCAAGCAGAAGCATTTTTCAAAATAGCCTTGTTCAGTTCAATGATTTAAGCTCAGGCAAAGTAACCAGCTATTCATGGGCATTTGAAGGAGGGACTCCTGACACCTCATCAGATGCTGAACCTGCCATCAGGTATTTAGAAACTGGTTTGTTTGATGTAGAGCTTATCGTATCCGATGGAGAAGTATTCGATACCCTCTTTTATGAGAACTATATAGAAGTTAACGAACGGGTGCTAGCAGAAACCAAATGGTGGAACGAATCGGTTTTCTACGAAATATTTGTCAGAAGTTTTTATGACTCAGACGGAGATGGAATTGGTGATTTCAACGGGTTGACTGAGAAACTGGATTATCTTAATGATGGTGATCCCAATACCGATACGGATCTTGGTATTACCGGAATCTGGTTGATGCCCATTCATGACTCTCCCTCCTACCATGGCTATGATGTGGTCGATTATCGATCCATTAACCCGGATTATGGGACTTTGGAAGATTTCAAGAACTTCCTTTCTGAGGCTCATGACCGTGGAATAAGAGTGATCATTGATCTGGTAATGAATCATAGCTCTACTCAGCATCCATGGTTTGAACAATCGGCTGCCAATGATCCTCAGTACAGAGACTTTTACCGCTGGAGCAATACCAATCCTGGATATACTGGACCGTGGGGACAAACGGTATGGCACTCAAGAAATGGTGAATATTATTACGGGTTGTTCTGGGGAGGAATGCCCGACCTCAACTATGACAGCGAAGCCCTAAAAGACTCTATGTTTGCTGTTGCTGAGTTTTGGTTATCCGATATAGGAGTAGATGGTTTTCGACAGGATGCCGTGCTTTATATTGATGAAGATGGTTCTCAGTTAAAAAATACCGATGAGACTTTTCAATTCTGGCAAGACTTTAACACCCATGTAAAATCCATTAACCCTGATGCCTTTAATGTTGGAGAAGCCTGGGAACCTACCAATATCGTTCTAGACTATATCTCCAATGATAGATTGGACTATGCCTTTGAATTTGATTTGGCTAATGCCATTCTGGGTTCTGTAAATAGTGGAAACGCTGCTTCAATAATTTCCCAGATGCAGAAAGTGTACGATGTATATCCTTTCCTTCAATATGGGACCTTTCTAACCAATCACGACCAAAACCGGGTTATGAATGTATTGGGACAAGATATAAACAAAGCTAAAGTAGCCGCCTCCCTCCTGCTCACCTTACCAGGAATTCCCTATTTATACTATGGAGAAGAAGTAGGTATGCTCGGCCAAAAGCCGGATGAAGATATTCGGTTGCCCATGCAATGGAGTGATGAATCTAATTCAGGATTTACATCTGGTTCTCCCTGGAGAAACCCCAACTCAAACTTTGCAGATTTCAATGTTGAGGTGATGAGTGAGGATCAGAATTCATTATTCAATCACTACAGGAATCTTATTCACTTGAGAAATGATCATGAACCTTTTCAGTTAGGAGAATTAGAATTTGGAAATAGTACCACCAATTCTACCATTGGTTTTTCAAGATTTACTGATGGATTATCGGCTTACACTGTACTTATAAATCTTAGTGGCAATCAGGTTACCAGTAATTTCACCTTTACTTACAACGCGGTGAATAACAATGAACTGATCGACTACTATCTTGAACCGATTTTGTTTTCTGAACCGGGATTTGGAGCAACTACACCTATGAATGACTCATGGATGCTACATGAAGTAGAACTCGCTCCTTATGAAATTAAAGTTTATAAATTAGCCCCTAGAGGCTTATCTAATGAGGATGGAAGTAGAAATATAGACTCGTTTGAGCTGATGCAAAACTATCCCAACCCCTTCAACCCTACCTCCACCATTTCTTTCTATTTACCTCAGGCTTCAGAAGTAAAACTCCAGGTATTTGATATAACCGGACGCCTGGTTAGTACTTTGGTAAATGAGAAAAGAATAGCGGGTTCTCATTCCGTTCAATTTGAAGGATCAACTCTATCAAGTGGGGTATATTTCTACCGATTGGAAGCAGGAGATTTTGTTTCCACTAAAAAGATGACATTGATCAAATAA